Below is a genomic region from Triticum dicoccoides isolate Atlit2015 ecotype Zavitan chromosome 5A, WEW_v2.0, whole genome shotgun sequence.
TGGGATCAAGGTCTCGGATGCCGGGGTGGCGGCCTTGGTGGTGGTAGCACGGTGCTTTTGGGCAGAGGTtgtggcttggtgctgcccggtggccatggccgtgtgggcggcgtggtagccggggtgtggcgttcggtggcggtgagtgttggccggggtgaaaacctgttctatctttggacggaccggcggcggcgtaggtcgttcccttcttgaaggcatcgtcgcGGCTCTCACTGCCCGTCGTgctgctccaggggaaactctgatcctcgatcgggcggtggcggcgctccggcgtcgtatccttcctgaaggcgccgtctTGGAACCCACGGTTCATCATATGCAGTTTCATTTCTTCGCGGTGGCGTGTCCCCGGTTGAGCCCTCGGTTGCTCTTGTAGTGCTAGAGGTGGTGTGGCTGCGATCAACACCTATGTATCATGCCTTGGGTGTGTGTTGTGGTGGCGTGCGTTTGTACCCGGTTGTTGTTGATCATTACTTTATATATACTAGTAAACAtgtccatgcgttgcaacgggagaaaaaaaatatGATAAATTGTAGTCCTTTGATATTATAGCGGCTCAACGATGTGTCTAGTATATTGGTATTGAAACATCTAACTTTTGGTTTTACTATTAGATAGGTTAAAATAACAAACATGTATATGCGTTGCAGTGTATGAAAAGAAATACTACATGTCCTTAGCCTAGTAAACCCCCTTCTCGAACATGTTCATCTCCTCTATTTCAACACAACACCCCATTCAGATTGTCGTTTATCCTCTATATACATGTGTTATTTTTTTACTGTAGTCCATCATGTATTAATGCATGGTTTTAATTAATAATATGATTGCCAAAAATTTATATACGTTTTTTGAAAGGTAGCATGCAATTTCATCTCATAAATATTTGTAATTgaaatatatatatagtaaaatgaaGCAGTTACATTGGGGTTTGGGCACACGCAAGCTTAGTATGAATAAATCAGCTGGTACTATCTCCACAATCTTGATGTCAACGTGACAACTGCAAATTTCCAATAGAAAGTAAGACTAAAACCAAAGGATAGGTTGCcagacacagatatatatataactTTCATGATGATCAGCTTACCATAAAATATGTGTAATGCTAATTAATATCATAACGTAGGAAACAATAGGTTTCTATGTACGATCTTGTACTCAGTTATAAGAGAGTCAAATTAGGTGCACTAACCAACCATACAACTCAATACTAAAGATCTGTTCCACCTTGCATAGCAAATTAGTAGCAAGCTTTTGGTTCATCCACACATTCATTCAAACATGTGACATGCAACGTCATTAATCGAGGAGAATTTAAGGACGCACACACTGGCATACTTAATGCTCAGATCTCACATCACAGCCACGAGGGAGTTTGGGATTTGATCCTTTGGGAACGGCCTCACACTTGCGCTTTGCAGGAGACTGGTGGAGTGGGGCTCAGAGAGGCACAGAGCCACGAGGCCTCGAAGAAGAGCAGGGCTATGACCGCACCAGCATGGATGCACTTCGGGAAAATCATGCCGCCCTCATGAGGCTCTACCAGATAGTGCCCACCATATGTGACCACATCACTACACCCGGTGCGAAACTTGTGAGGGGATCGGTCGCCGTTGCTCGTCGGCCAGTGCATGTTTCCTATATATCAACCTCGGTGCTACATGCTATTCGCCGGCAGGTCTCCCACGAACTTGCCGAGATGCAGCACCTGCTCCTCCTCTTCCCCGACGAGGCTGCAGATCGAGCCCTCTCGGGCTCTCACTCATCGACCACCAGCCGGTTCGACGACTTGTTCCGCTGGAGAGTCgcaaaaaatcaaggggaatattttTTATTTATAGCGCCTCGTCCTCCTTTGAAAGAATTCTTTCCAAGTTGTATAGAAATACAATTGTCGTTTGCTCGCGTGCATGGAAAGAGATTTTTTAGTTTTGCTTTGAGGTTTCCTAGCATACGATGTAACGGGACGCGATGTACGATCGTACCGTTTATCCCAAGGAAGCATAGCATACGATGGATGTTGTGCTTGTTTAGGACTAAGCATCGAGTTGTAAAGTACATTAAAACCGGGAGGCATCTAAAGAACACATTAGCTTGGTTAAGTGAGCTGGTTAGTGCCTGCGGGCTTATTCTGGTTGGGCAGGTTTCGAGTCCTACAAacagggcgaaagcctttttcggcaaAGATTTTTGACGGGTATCTCAAACATAAACTTGACCACAGGGAGGGGTGGAGCCAGGGTACCATAGTTCGCCATACATTGTTCGGTGTGTGTTGGCATTTCTTGATGAACATAATGAGGAGCTAGGTATGAATATCACAAGCAAAATCCATTAGGGCGTGCAAGAACTTACATTTTTGATAGAGCTGAACACTTAATTTTCTTCTGAACTCCAAAATGACAATTGACCGAACAATTTCATAGTGGACCAAAGACAAAATCACCCGATTAAAAAGGACCAAGCATCATCATTCTAACGCACTCAACTGAGCACAAAATTATATTTACCTGTGGCTCAACACACTCAACAGTGCATGAAAATATCTTACCCGCGGTTAAACGCACTCCGGTGCACCCACTCTATATATGCATGTTTCTAAAAGAACTTCATTTATATACTGGCCCGCCGAATGAAGGGAGGAAGACTTCGTCCTAGTCGCCTTGTGAGAGGGGAATGAAAATGCTAAATAAATAATCATACATCTACGGATGGTTCAAAGAGAAGTTACAAACCTATCTTCCTACTATATTAAACCTCTCACCCCTTCATTTCAGGGTGAGCCcctccccccctctctcctcccTGTACTTAACTTCAAATCAAATCTTGACACCTTAACCTATAAAACTAATTATGTAAAAGTTGTCCGTAGACGTATCATCTCTTGTAAAAAAACCTATATATGCATGGGACTACATACTCCACGTATTGTGTGAGACTACATATACGCACTCAGTAGAACGGGCAAAGCAGATACCGTTGTTAGTGCACGACAAGCAAATACCGTGTGAGACCATCATATTCCCAGGACTTCAACTCCGTAATGGTGTTGTGACTTTTGAGTTTTGACGGAGAAATGGAAGAAAAATGGAAGCTCCCTTGGATCTATCACAGAGATCGCTTCTACTTTGTACAGGTAGACGAGCGAGCAGCAAACAAAACGGAGGAGAGGCAAAGCTATGCGGATCTCACCTACAGCAACACAAAGCAgcggaaaaaaagaagaaaaaacagagACGCGCTAACTGCAACCTTTGGAATTTTGGGCATGAATCACACGGCCGGGCCGGAGGCCGCTGAGGAAAGCTGTCCGGTCTCGTTGTTTTGGAGAAAACATTTTGTTAAGCCATCGATCATGAGCTTTACAACTTGATTAAAGGCAATTTGGGACCCCAACCCAAAAGAGCGAATCCTAGCCCTGGGACAGGCGCCCTTTGTGACCTCATTTAAATTGAATATATATACTTGGCCATAAGTTCCTTGCTTAGTTCCACTGCCAACATTCTTATAGTGCTCACTCCACATGTCGAATTCTTTTCTCCAATATATGCTTTATTCGCGAGGTACCAAAAGTTTGATGGTGACATGAGCAAGGGTAGTTGATTACACAGCTAGTTGCATCCCCAGCTTCCTACTACAAATACACCATTGGAGCATCAGAACAAAGCCCATGCCTCGTTTCAAGCCAGCTTCTCTCGTCTCTGGATCCCAGTAACCCACACCATTTCTTTATTTTTTCAAGCGTGAGGCATCACAGCTCCTTACTTGCTGCCCTTCATAAGCAGCTGATCGGCCACTTATATCAGCAACAAAGATGAAGATTGGAAAGACTACAGAGATCCTGAAGAAAGCGGCAGCGATGTGCAAGAGCAAGACCACCAGGCTCCTCGTCCTCGCCTCGCTCCAGCGTTGCAGGATGGCCGCTGCCGCCGTGGTTTCTCACAAGATCCACACGCGCATTGTGGCTGACCGGAATAGAGTGGACTGCCACAAGCCTCTCACGCTGCGAACCATCGAGAAGAGACCGGTGATCGTCCATGGGGGCGACTTGGCACTGGCAGGCAATCTCTCTCAGCAGTTAGCGATGTCAACTCAAGAGGAAGGTCATGGTGGCTGCCCAGCTGACAGGACACTGCATCCGCTCTTCAATGACGACCGCAATAACTGTTGTTAcactgatgatgatgatgtgctactGGATGCATGCGATCAAGAAGACGGCGATGAGCTCTCGGTCATGGATGTGATCAGGAGCAACCGAGAGGTTGAGGGTTTGGAGTTCAACAGGGAGGAGGAGATTGACATGGCTGCAGATATGTTCATCAGGAGGTTTCGGCAGCGGCTGAATAATGGATTCTAGGGTCTTGTTTCCACATGCATGTACCTCGAGCCGGGTATCCACTGGATAGAAATTTttgtagatatcaatatgagtaaaAGTTGATACTTAGCACACAATGATCTTTTTGGTCATTTAATTTTGAACAATTTTGTTAGCAACTAAGATCCTCAGTCTCCTCCACCGTTCACATCTATTGTTGCCCCCGCTCACtcgtttttttttagaaaaggggtattaccccggcctctgcatccgaaAGATGCATACGGCCTATAATAAAAACCAAAGTAGCCACAATATCTGAAGGTACAAAAAAAGAACAAGCTGCTCCAGTGAGCCAAATCaaaaaaagccacaaccggctggcaaataaaataggagcactatatgcctatcctattacatgaccgccatccaaaccggttgaaaatactccgagctaccatctcccatcgggtagacgcagtagccaaacgccccctggcctccgtcggagtgagtaacgaccacatacggatcaatgcCCCCGCTCACTCGTGCCTCACAAGCACTGTGTATACGTATGCAGTGCTGCTATGATTGGGTgaaatttctttttttttttgcgggaacaattttcgatctattcatcaactgtcatgGCCTTATTGGGAGCATCAAAAGTAACAAAATTACATTCAGGCCTGTAGACAACCTAGCGACGTCATCACCTCTCTCTTGCTAGTGCTTTTCTTTCTTTACAAGTCGCCAAAACTTCCATTTCTCTGGAAGTTGTATCTTCTGCTTGTTGTGGTTATGTTAACTTTGCTTTGCAAGAACTGCAACACTTTGTTTGGTCACTCGTGACCCTGCATCTAACAACCTAGTTTTTTTTGCTTAAACTCTAGTTTTAAAACCTTAAAGGCCTCAGTTTAAGGCCGGGGAAACCCCTAGTcatattttttctttcaaatatttAACAAAACTAGTAGAGTGATATGTGCATttgcatggctggatttttatctaTCTATTTGCACATATCATTTTAGATTTGAACATGGTCTCCAAGGACTACACACTAGGTATCTTTGATTATTGTTTCATGTGAATGTGTTTGTATAacaatttattttatattattttttattatGTACACTGCAAATacttgtcgggaccccgatcctaagtcacaccgatctagcatgtaacacatcatatcactttgcggtctcacgcacggtatcctcatgggtgccaccttacctggcccgggaccgtttgcgccttttggctcaagtatatgatagtgtcgctaacatccatatgacagagcacccgggccgacatgactagtcgtaaacccaaagtggcactaacttacagggacagacatacatgacccagcaacgaacgtgtcggtcatcaacgtatggacccaagtcgtagcaagctacaaggatttAAAGGAACAACGAGTGACATTTccgcgaagggacagacacaggaacgaagaaggacacatgccggccactctaactgttccggagcagtagcaactgggctaacaggactccggtaaaccgggctgtagcagactaccatggctcagtggaagcactagactacattccccataagagaggctaccaaggatagacaactaggttgtcggatcccacacataccaagcatttcaatcatacacacaatatgctcgatatgtggaaagttgtgaacatgtcctactgttgagagctaagcgtgtgaacacgatttggtaaagggggttttgcttgcctgacacttctgaagatagtatagttcttcatcggtgtcattgatctcatcgtcggaacatacgtctactgagggaaaacaaacaccggcaacagagaaagaacacaatcaatgcaatgcaacaatatgatgcgtgATCATGACATTGTAATATGATGTGATttaggctaatgcaactagaacagaaaggtttgaacttatttgaaccaagggttcaaattcaactcAAGTTATggattcaaatagtgcattatcatgtttttaaCTAAACAGCAAGGCTaagttgtttaatcatgcatgaaaccagtacagatggatagattggatttttctgaccaattctcatatataaattattttatttggagttacggtttaatttctatgattttttgaagtttacactaatttctggaatttcctgaaaaagaataaatccagaaaagcctattactgcatcagcattgcgtcatacTGACCTCAACAAGTCATCAGacatggtccaggtcaaacctgaccagtgggacccattggtcagtgacccagtgtcaGTAAGTGACACAGAGAGGTGGGTtcggtcaacggccacatcagcgaggtcaacgccgacgtgtGGGGCCACTGTTATTAACTTAAAGTCATAAACTAAATAAGGGttaaaccgtggttagttaagggcatggggcccatatgtcatcaacacgcgacactaactaaacgcgattagcacctaaactaatggtgccacatcagccaccggagtttcgccggcgacgaccacgaccgacggcggaggtgcaccgtgcgcttgcTACAGAGCACCATTCGATGCGCGGTTTGCTCGTACGGGTTCCTTTGAGTGTGGCACATCCAAAGCAACAAGCGACAACAGCTGGGGTGGCtggagctgacggcggcgagctcttttgcggccacCGGAGTTCAGGCATCGACGAAACCGATGATGCAGCGCGCGGGGAAGTCAGTAGTTAGTACCTACGGGTTCTACGCGTGCTCACGAGGCCAACGGGCACATGCACGGGACCGAAAgatcaccggagcctcgtcggcgacaagcTTGTGTGGCGGCGTGCTACGGTCAGCAAGGGGGCGACATCTACGGCGAGCAAACGAAGTAGAGGAGAGGGGGGTTcgacgcaggggcccacatggagtTGGTAGGGCGGCTCAggaagctcggggaggcaccgtggATGGCGAAtgggcgccggcgatctcggtggccgaagcttgaagaagaggtcggggaagccgctgcgGGGCGCGTCTGCTCGTGTGGATCGGCGAAGATGGCGCACGGGTCGACGGCGTAGCTCTTGGACAGCTCGGGGTAGCGCGGGGAGCACAATGGCTGTGGTGAACGGTGTcggggcgacgagctccgctcgatgGCTGCATGTGAGagaagcagaggaggggagagaaaGCAGCGAgtgagggggagggggagaggtctccgtGCGTCTCCGTGGCGCGTTCAGAAGAGCCGtgcgtcgcggtggaagcaggagctgACGCGCGCACAGCAAGCACGCGCccctgctcctactggcaggaggtagacgacgcggtgaggaggtgggctgggccctcTACAGTGCCGGGCCGCTAGGTGGGCTGCGTGAGGTAAGTCCACACTCTCTCTCTTTACtactttgtttctgtttttctatttttctgcaactttagagctttattaaaaatactaaaactaactcaaaaatcatgaaacttctcatgcccactgtttgaaatatttacaacggtaaacattttagtttataattatttggacatttaaaatattttatagtatttaaatgcccaaatgcaaatagagtatgatttaatccagtgaccctaTGATGTCTTAGAAAAttatgcaccatttttgtcagaggttctagaccaaggcaaagatgatgaacattttataaggacatttcaggttcattgaaaaggattttagtaaaccctagttggtttaagtggTACTGGgagtttctgtcatccccatttcaactttctggaagatgtaaacatgatgcaaaaccagatgctagcactaggcagaccaggactagggatgtgacaataccaTACCATCTACATTTATTCGAGCCATGTCCTGTATATGGAGTGAGCCAGCCCTAGTTCCAACTCGGCTCATATTTCAACCAAGCTCTTTTTTTCACCCTCACGAGAACATGCTTTTCTCAATCCTAACCAAGAGAAGGGTAATTAAAGAATGCATTTCATTTGCAATCGAGTCTCTTTCCTTCCAAGCTAAGTACACACTGAAACCGGTATAATCCAGCAATTGCTAAGTGGAGGAAGACCAATGAACGAACCCATTGAAGTAAGAATCACGATGCCAGCCATCACATTCATACACGACTTTAACAGAAAAATATCTTGCCGATTCTTCAACGGCCGCAGAAACGCTCCCCCATCCTCCACCTCAATCCTCATAAAGTCCTGACAATGTTGGACTTGTGCACCAGCCTTTTCTTTTCTCCCGGGAAAGGAATCACTTGTGTCACACCATGTCTCCACTGTTGCCTCACAAGTTTCACGCCATTGACGCCATGAGAAAAGATCTCTGAAGCTCCCACCCATGCACGCATCTATCGCGCCATTGGTTCTGCGTTTGAACGGAGGAGAAGGGTTAGAAGAAAGATGCGGGAGAAGACAAATAATTAATTAACCTCTATTATTTAACTAAGTGAGACACACACGGGTTCGGCGAGCAGCAAACTCTCCGGCGTGCGCGTACATTCACAATCTGTCATCAAGCACAAGGAAACTGCCAAGAAGAAAAGCCATTCGCTTTGGTTTGGTTTCCTTCAGGCATTTGAGCTAACCAGTATCCATGTGCATTTGTTTACTCAGACTATACTGAGTAATTTAATAAAGATGGCTGTGTGCATCGCTTGATGCAAAGGCCAGGGTAATCCTTCTTTTTGAAAGAACAAAAATTTAGGCTAACCAGTCACCAACTGCTACCACTTAATTAAAAGAGACACTGGAATTTCGGGATCGTACAGAGCCAATCTACAGCTTGGCCAATTGTGTCTTTTGTCGCCTAAATGGATTATTTTCTCCATTTCGTATCCCACTGCTGGCATTTCTTGCCTCATTAGTATTGCTTTCCACTTCCACATTCCTATAGTGCTATAACTCCACATGCCAAATTATTTTCTATAGATTTATTTTCCAAGTTTCCTTTAACATGGCCGGTGTGGTTGGCACCTCGTCTCAACTGGACGCTGAGCCTACGGCAGTCCTCTAAGACAAGGCCGCCGCCTCAAAGTCCCGTGAAGAAGTGGTATCCGTGAAGCCATGTCGCCTTGTCCCGCCATCGCGCCTCGTCTTTGGGTCATGTCGACTTCCTGGACCCGGCCTCCGGTGAACGTGACATGGGTGGTGTCATCGCAGGGCATTGTCCTTCTTGAGCGAGAGATGGCCACCTCCATGTGACGTCGTTTTCCTAGGCGCAGACATGGTGTGCCGCTGTCCTGAGATGTACTTTGGGTTGATGGCGTCGCAGGCAACACCTTACCCTCGTCGAACTTCATGTCGGTGGCGAAGTAGACAGTAGAAAGAGTCCTTGGCAATGGCATCGATGTTACCATGGCAACGGGTGTTGATGATGTCACCTATGTGTTGCATACGGGTGTTGCAAAGTAGTTCGATCCTTACAATTTTGCATCTGAAACTTGCAATTTTCTCGGTCGGTCATATCAAGTTAAGAGCTGAAACTTTAAGCGGTTATTTTGTCGGTCCAAAATACTAAATTTTTATTTTTTTCGGTCGCTCGTACTATGTTTCAAAAGTTAAAATGCAACATAATTTTTATAAACTCATCAAAATATATTCGAAATGTcctgcaaaagaaaataaaatcaaaATGAATGTTATTTGAAAACCCTCATCATGAGAAACACGAATATCAAACATAATTTAATTTAAACTTTTTGTTCAAAAGATATAAGATTAAAAATCGATGCTAAACTACGTGTCACAAATCCTCTCCCCATGTTCTTCAACTTCATCGACTTTGGCTTCTATTAACATGGACGCGAGCGGAGGCACGACGTCATCTCCGGGGAAGCGGAACATGGTCTTCATCGTGATAGCCTGACGAGGTGTCGTCTCTCCGGGTGATGATGACGGGGTGTGGCCATCGTGTTAGATGGTGGGCTGCATCGGGCAACGGTTCAGTGATGACCTCAACTATAGTGGCATCCGGAGTGACAAAGTGGATGTCGAAGGGTTGACATTGACTTTTGCGTTGTCGTCTTTAGCATCTCGCCGACTTGATGAGACCAACGACGGGTGACAGCACGGCATGGTCTTGAGGACACGGTGAGCTCTAGGTCTTAGTCATCCACGGTGTTGGCTTAATGACATAGAGAACATGTGGTGTCACCGTGATGAGATCTACGTCCTTGATCTCCACGGCTCAAATCCAAGCaattgccttcaacaaggtaatgatGTAAGGAAACATCACCATTGCCAGGTATAACTACTCAGGTCTGACCTAGGGTTTCACCTCGAAGCTCGGGACCAGGTGCTCGAGTAGGACCACCATAGAAGTCACTCATGTGTTGTCATCACCACTTTTCCGTGATCCCAACACCTACTTGCGATGCGACCGCCGCCACCACACAACCATCATTCTGCTTCAAGCCATCGTCCATAATTTGTACCCCACCTTCGAAGTCAACTAGCGGATCATGAGAGATAAACCTTTCTGAAAACCTTTTGATGACCACCGCCATTGTGGAGTCATAAGAAGTCACTGCAGTACAGTTTCTAGTCACCACCATCAGGCCAGCCAGATCTAGATTGCCACCACCAAGCTGTGGACTAGCGCTGGCGACTGGCCACTGCACCCGTGGAATGTTAGCCCATGCCACCGTCAAAGCAGTAGTGGATTGGCCCACAAGTTGTTAGCAACACCGCAGGAGCCAAGTGCAGCACGCCACAGACGGAAGCCTAGTGCAAGCACGACGGTGGGTAGGTAGTGTTGGGGGAGATCGATGAGGTGGCGGACCTTCGGTCGCCTCACCTGGAGCGACAACATAGGCATGGCAGTCACGCAAGGCCAGGAGTAGGGCACATCAGGCTAGCGGTGGTCATCAGATCCATGAGATgttggagaggaagagggagatgaGAGCTGCGACCGCCCAGTTTTCGGAGCCGGCCTTGGCCTCCGCCAGCGACGAACTGGTGGCAGACAGGGTgcatggcggctagggttggggcacCCCCAGTGTCACCCCCGAGCGACACCGGAGCGAGCCGCAAAAACCAGTCTATCGTGTGAAAGAATTTGAAGTGTGTTGACAACGAAAACGTAGGGTTTGCTGAAAACTCAATACAActgcattttttttgcaaaaagttTGAACTAGTCCTAGGGAATGGACTGCCGCCATCGATTGACATTATTCTGCAGTAGTAAGTAAATGAATGCCCAAATTAACTGTAGATGTACAATATTGTATAAATAAaatttgaaaatatatttcataaagatattgatttggtattgtagatgttatgtttctataaacttggtcaaaaatGAAAATGTTTGCCTTTTGTAAATTTTAATACACCCATCAATAGGAACGGAGGGGAACTACCCCTAAAAAAATGAGTTTCAAAACCGCAACAATGAATATTATATTATATTTTTAACCTATTGTGACATGCTTTCATATGTTAAAGTCTCTGACAGTTGAATATTAACTATTTGGAGGCTTCCAAACCACAGGAATGAATATTACATCATATTTTTAACCTATTGTGTCATGCTTTCATATGTTAAAGGCTCTCGCAGTTGAATATTAACTTTTCGAAGGCTTCGAAACCACATGAATGAatattatattatattttttaaCCTACTGCGACATGCTTTCATAAGTTAAAGGGAAACGTTTGGGGCCGGggcaccggccgaagcttcggccggtccaGTCCACGCACACGCGACACGACCCACTCACGAGCAACCACGTGGCGCGATGGACCCGAGACGACTAGTCCTCCTCccttttctcttcttcctctcgcgcatctctctctttctctctccccgCTGCCATGGTCAACGCATCGCCCCGTGCCGCAGGCCTCCCAGGCGCGCCGCCGTTCAGAGATCTGGCCGCCCTCGACCAGATCCGCGCGGATCCGCGTGCATCGGAGCTCTCCCTGCCTCACCGGACCCGGCCACGCCAGAGCTGCAACCAGCCAAGGCAGGACTACACCCCGCGGCCCAAATTTGCTGGAACAGGCCGGCGAGTGCTGCAACCGTTGACAGGAAAGCTTCAACCCAAGATTAAAAATGCTTCAACCGTATATACAGAAAGCTGTAAGCGTTCAGTGCTATCGAGGGAAGCTACAACCATCTATATAAAATGCTACAAACTTTGATGAAAACAGCTTCAACCGAACGATAGAGAAAAGTTTTCACCCAGACATTGCTCAAAAAAAAAGTTTCAATCGTTTACAGAAAAGCTTCCACCATAGAGGGGAAAAGCTTCAACCATTGAGATAAAAGCTACAACCGTGTCAATTTTTTGCTACTACCGTCTgtgtttttgctacatccattcatgcGGCCATGGTGCTTTTTTACGACTGAGCTGTGACCGGCGATGACGAGGACGGCATTTTTGTTGCAACATCCTTGTTTTTTGCTACCATTGGCGCTGTGTTTTGCTACATCCGTTTAACATTTTTGCTACAATGGCGACACCGATGgatttttttgctgcaaccgttgtCTTCATTTGCTACGACTGACACGGGAAAATGCTACCACGGGGCATCtctgttttttgctggaaccaatcatcggtgaggcggagctgcatccatggcACTCCGACGAGCAGCGGGGGCAGCGAGCGGTCGGGGCGAGCTGAGTCCCGGAGCGCGGGACGGCCCCGacgggcggccggggcggcgagcaGACTGGACGAGCTGAGTCgcggagctgcatccatggcgCTCCGACGGGCGGCCGAGGCGGCGAGCTGTCAGCTTCAaccggcggccggggcggcgagcgGCCGGGGCGAGCTGAGTGCCGGAGAGTGGGGCGGCCCCGACGGGCGG
It encodes:
- the LOC119297620 gene encoding uncharacterized protein LOC119297620; the encoded protein is MKIGKTTEILKKAAAMCKSKTTRLLVLASLQRCRMAAAAVVSHKIHTRIVADRNRVDCHKPLTLRTIEKRPVIVHGGDLALAGNLSQQLAMSTQEEGHGGCPADRTLHPLFNDDRNNCCYTDDDDVLLDACDQEDGDELSVMDVIRSNREVEGLEFNREEEIDMAADMFIRRFRQRLNNGF